A stretch of the Corynebacterium maris DSM 45190 genome encodes the following:
- a CDS encoding DMSO/selenate family reductase complex B subunit, with protein MSENTNLGFYFNQELCNGCKACQIACTDKHDTPLGVNFRRVVEYSGGSWNLASDGSFTNDTFTYYTSIACNHCVDPVCIKACPTTAMTKDDDGVVWVDQDKCVGCRYCEWACPYSAPQFDAEQGMMTKCDMCRDYRSEGLDPACVSACPSRALDWGPIGELREKYGDVDAVAPLPDPSITKPNLVITPHRDAQPWQSDNGEIVNRTEI; from the coding sequence GTGTCAGAGAACACCAACCTCGGCTTCTACTTCAACCAGGAGCTCTGCAACGGCTGTAAGGCCTGCCAGATCGCGTGCACCGACAAGCACGACACCCCGCTCGGGGTGAACTTCCGTCGCGTCGTGGAATACTCCGGCGGCTCCTGGAACCTCGCCTCGGACGGCTCCTTCACCAACGACACCTTCACGTACTACACCTCCATCGCCTGCAACCACTGCGTGGACCCGGTGTGCATCAAGGCCTGCCCCACCACCGCCATGACCAAGGACGACGACGGCGTGGTCTGGGTCGACCAGGACAAGTGCGTCGGCTGCCGCTACTGCGAGTGGGCCTGCCCCTACTCCGCACCGCAGTTCGACGCGGAGCAGGGCATGATGACCAAGTGCGACATGTGCCGCGATTACCGCTCGGAGGGGCTGGACCCCGCCTGCGTGTCCGCCTGCCCTTCACGCGCCCTGGATTGGGGCCCGATCGGTGAATTACGGGAGAAGTATGGCGACGTCGACGCCGTCGCGCCGCTGCCGGACCCGTCGATCACGAAGCCCAACCTCGTCATCACCCCGCACCGCGACGCCCAGCCGTGGCAGTCGGACAACGGTGAGATCGTCAACCGCACTGAAATCTAG
- a CDS encoding DMSO/selenate family reductase complex A subunit, whose protein sequence is MNLIGGYLNHYGDYSSAQIAGAYPYHYGEWTPSNSFDDVKNARLQVMFGNNPLETRMSGGGETFVTQKIKQDYGVKTIVIDPRYSETSVGLGDEWVALRPGTDAALVTGMAHVMIAEGLHDQEFLDSYCVGFDEDHLPEGAPEHSSYRSYLEGKGADGVEKTPAWAAALTGVPADRIRQLAREIALAKPCAITQGWGPQRHANGENQARAIFTLAALIGQVGIPGGGTGGREASASLPMVYPFNTQHENPVETAISVNGWTDAVDRGTELTALRDGVRGKDKLDVPIKMIWQYGGNALTNQHGDINRTVDLLQDESKAELIVVSDIQMTTSARYADYVLPDASTAEQEDVIQQGSAGSMEYSILASPAIAPLYDCRPIYDVIADLAERFGVREQFTEGRTQEEWVKYTLDKSREEIPDLPEYEDFKEMGVWKRAADSVIPLAEFRADPENNPLPTPSGKIEIYSQQLADIADEWEFDPTIPGDRITALPEQVDTWEGALAARADERYPLQCIGHHTKGRTHSSYANVDWLRDDAHPQVLWLNPVDAAERGIANDDLVYAYNGRGRIRSIARVTPRIAPGVISIPQGSWFDPNKDGVDEGSSVNTLTSWHPSPIAKGNAQHTTICQVEKA, encoded by the coding sequence ATGAACCTCATCGGCGGATACCTCAACCATTACGGCGACTATTCCTCCGCCCAGATCGCCGGGGCCTACCCCTACCACTACGGCGAGTGGACGCCGTCGAACTCCTTCGACGACGTGAAAAACGCCCGGCTGCAGGTGATGTTCGGCAACAATCCGCTCGAGACCCGCATGTCGGGCGGCGGAGAAACCTTCGTCACCCAGAAAATCAAGCAGGATTACGGCGTCAAGACCATCGTCATCGATCCCCGCTACTCGGAGACCTCCGTGGGACTCGGGGACGAATGGGTGGCCCTGCGCCCCGGCACCGACGCCGCCCTAGTCACCGGCATGGCCCACGTCATGATCGCCGAAGGGCTCCACGACCAAGAGTTTCTCGACTCCTACTGCGTCGGCTTCGACGAGGACCACCTGCCCGAAGGCGCGCCCGAGCACTCCTCCTACCGCTCCTACCTCGAGGGCAAGGGCGCCGACGGCGTCGAAAAGACGCCGGCGTGGGCGGCCGCGCTCACCGGGGTGCCCGCCGACCGGATTCGGCAGCTGGCCCGCGAGATCGCCCTGGCCAAGCCCTGCGCCATCACCCAGGGCTGGGGGCCGCAGCGCCACGCCAACGGCGAAAACCAGGCCCGCGCGATCTTCACCCTCGCCGCCCTGATCGGACAGGTGGGTATCCCCGGCGGCGGCACCGGCGGCCGGGAGGCCTCCGCGTCCCTGCCGATGGTCTACCCGTTCAACACCCAGCACGAGAACCCGGTGGAGACCGCCATCTCCGTCAACGGCTGGACCGACGCCGTCGACCGGGGCACCGAGCTGACCGCGCTGCGCGACGGCGTGCGCGGCAAAGACAAGCTGGACGTTCCGATCAAGATGATCTGGCAGTACGGCGGCAACGCGCTGACCAACCAGCACGGCGACATCAACCGCACCGTCGACTTGCTCCAGGACGAATCCAAGGCGGAGCTGATCGTGGTCTCCGACATCCAGATGACCACCTCCGCCCGCTACGCCGACTACGTCTTACCGGACGCCTCCACCGCCGAGCAGGAGGACGTCATTCAGCAGGGTTCCGCTGGCAGCATGGAGTACTCGATCCTGGCCTCGCCAGCGATCGCGCCTCTCTACGACTGCCGCCCGATCTACGACGTCATCGCCGACCTGGCGGAGCGCTTCGGCGTCCGCGAGCAGTTCACCGAAGGCCGCACCCAGGAAGAGTGGGTGAAATACACCCTCGACAAGTCGCGGGAAGAGATCCCCGACCTGCCGGAGTACGAGGACTTCAAGGAGATGGGTGTGTGGAAACGCGCCGCCGACTCGGTCATCCCCCTCGCGGAGTTTCGCGCAGACCCGGAGAACAACCCGCTGCCGACCCCGTCAGGCAAGATCGAGATCTACTCCCAGCAGCTCGCCGACATCGCCGACGAGTGGGAATTCGACCCGACCATCCCGGGCGACCGGATCACCGCCCTGCCGGAACAAGTCGACACCTGGGAAGGGGCGCTGGCGGCGCGTGCCGACGAGCGCTATCCGCTGCAATGCATCGGGCATCACACCAAGGGCCGCACGCACTCTTCCTACGCCAACGTCGACTGGCTGCGCGACGACGCTCACCCGCAGGTGCTGTGGCTGAACCCCGTGGACGCCGCCGAACGCGGCATCGCCAACGACGATCTGGTCTACGCCTACAACGGCCGCGGCCGGATCCGCTCCATCGCCCGGGTCACTCCGCGCATCGCGCCGGGCGTGATCTCGATTCCCCAGGGCTCCTGGTTCGACCCCAACAAAGACGGCGTCGACGAAGGCTCCTCCGTCAACACTCTGACCAGTTGGCACCCCTCCCCCATCGCCAAGGGCAACGCCCAACACACCACCATCTGCCAGGTCGAAAAAGCCTGA
- a CDS encoding molybdopterin-dependent oxidoreductase has product MSDFTVNRRSFLAWTAATGATTALVSSGVFAGEPGVGPAQAAAASDASGEKIVWSACTVNCGSRCPLRLVVKDGAVTRVLPDDTGDDEIGTQQIRACVRGRSIRHRIYNPDRLKTPLKRKPGTLRGAGEWEKISWEQALDEIADKMKRLLRDYGNESIYLNYGTGTIGATVVRSWPPPKRRSHAS; this is encoded by the coding sequence ATGAGCGACTTCACCGTCAACAGACGTTCCTTCCTCGCCTGGACCGCCGCCACCGGCGCGACCACTGCCCTGGTCAGTTCAGGCGTCTTCGCCGGTGAACCCGGCGTCGGCCCCGCCCAAGCGGCCGCCGCCAGTGACGCGTCCGGCGAAAAAATCGTGTGGTCCGCCTGCACCGTCAACTGCGGATCCCGCTGCCCGTTGCGGCTCGTGGTCAAGGACGGGGCGGTCACCCGCGTGCTCCCCGACGACACCGGCGACGACGAGATCGGCACCCAACAGATCCGCGCCTGCGTGCGCGGCCGCTCCATCCGCCACCGCATCTACAACCCCGACCGGCTCAAGACCCCGCTGAAGCGCAAGCCCGGCACGCTGCGCGGCGCCGGTGAATGGGAAAAGATTTCCTGGGAGCAGGCCCTCGACGAGATCGCCGACAAGATGAAGCGGCTGCTGCGCGACTACGGAAACGAGTCGATCTACCTCAACTACGGCACCGGCACCATCGGCGCCACCGTCGTGCGTTCCTGGCCCCCGCCGAAACGCCGTTCGCACGCTTCATGA
- a CDS encoding suppressor of fused domain protein, producing MGFLDRLLRRDTALPKPTPSVPEEQSNADKRREFILLSLRDRYPGQEGFRLPVPAGVVEDVLAYAVPEPVGGAAPHWHYVTRGLSDAPASQGVELTMRVAASTDGTGTPPLWPVDLLTYLANYVADHGHPILPNHHLDMQGPIAGEEEPGGGTEPLTAAVFSPDPALTSSNRSAGTVVFNQLIGITARDLRDALGWRTEKFIDLLTGAYPLGVTVVGRPSLRAHARLATRIDEGTAKEGSSTSHGVADRLEQKYVDGRLRLAMGPVAVEAVLSAQRTRLGFEREFTLVGPGPAVRFLPAQDTPRASVDPAGDGLIEVTRTVSDEIRARLDASPGTYELTTVNVTIEVIEADPHPKMM from the coding sequence ATGGGATTCCTCGATCGTCTTCTTCGCCGCGACACAGCCCTTCCGAAGCCTACGCCCAGCGTGCCCGAGGAGCAGAGCAACGCGGACAAACGCAGGGAGTTCATCCTGCTTTCCCTGCGCGACCGCTACCCCGGGCAGGAGGGATTCCGCCTGCCCGTCCCCGCCGGTGTGGTGGAGGACGTGCTGGCCTACGCCGTGCCGGAGCCGGTCGGCGGCGCCGCGCCCCACTGGCACTACGTCACCCGGGGGCTCTCGGACGCGCCGGCCAGCCAGGGAGTGGAGTTGACCATGCGGGTCGCAGCCAGCACAGACGGCACGGGCACTCCCCCGCTGTGGCCGGTGGACCTGTTGACCTACCTGGCCAATTACGTCGCCGACCACGGCCACCCCATCTTGCCGAATCATCATCTGGACATGCAGGGGCCGATCGCCGGCGAGGAAGAACCCGGCGGCGGGACGGAGCCGTTGACGGCGGCGGTGTTTTCACCGGACCCGGCGCTGACCTCCTCGAACCGCTCCGCCGGAACCGTGGTGTTCAACCAGTTGATCGGGATCACCGCCCGCGACCTGCGGGATGCGCTGGGGTGGCGGACAGAGAAATTCATCGACCTGCTCACCGGGGCCTACCCTCTGGGAGTCACTGTCGTGGGCCGACCCAGCCTGCGTGCCCACGCTCGCCTGGCCACCCGGATCGACGAGGGCACGGCGAAGGAGGGGTCCTCCACCTCGCACGGCGTCGCCGACCGGTTGGAGCAGAAGTACGTCGACGGGCGGTTGCGGCTGGCGATGGGGCCCGTCGCGGTGGAGGCCGTGCTGTCGGCGCAACGCACCCGCCTGGGATTCGAGCGCGAGTTCACGCTCGTCGGGCCGGGCCCGGCGGTGCGGTTTCTGCCCGCCCAGGACACGCCCCGGGCGTCTGTGGATCCTGCCGGCGACGGCCTCATCGAGGTCACCCGTACCGTCTCGGATGAGATCCGCGCCCGCCTGGACGCCTCCCCCGGAACATATGAATTGACGACAGTCAACGTCACGATCGAGGTGATCGAGGCCGACCCACACCCTAAAATGATGTGA